A window of Pomacea canaliculata isolate SZHN2017 linkage group LG3, ASM307304v1, whole genome shotgun sequence contains these coding sequences:
- the LOC112559440 gene encoding uncharacterized protein LOC112559440, translating to MENAQQEQKAMDWLRASMMSLYPDLEKRSYFLPPVHFNHEAFQRKNIAGQVVLVASGKKDPEKVTLPHHVIPLNRLTDSEPPDHVLQESHVREDISHQHVLHCLQALAEHGPQEVMFVISKLSYSKYLSKPSFAEAAQRLPRPYTLPRQYRRGEFNILVIHQRYGILVGEVKAVGLNAGDLNKPQKQADEDIARRVEKAVKQLDKAQKMVTHLVSDLSTSLCVHKTLMLPYVSCKQLQNVLAAHSQLKEVCCQFLGVATIAEVVELCLCSDLVSDRSSPWLTEDCLPRLQQWWRRLMAKREDEVMTNELYVDLVTRFGGPATTVDIYCVNPPRLEVRTEGQGVSETGERLTRLILTPNQVNLLTSESSRLVALEGPPGTGKTVMLVLVGLQWLLEGRNVYVVSLHLGSRAASRLIHHQLTTTLTRADHTEAVPRAGKAHLMLFNLLEGKADVINTMRKVSGGGDLYVLCDEFCSEDFDKGATCFKEFVTQLSDAVPHLHLWAAAMRYSAKSLPGFQVESLTVPLRCTPVVQREVELAMEKMEKMERVSGLPLRYTTNAIPAACDGPGIIRILHKEHDHQGQNPADCYQCGQNIAHVLHHQLQVGQSALPTNIDEDIAIQSIPPPGLEYRDVFVLINAHLQDDSVNSEGQEVTLASPLVQGLRDASLPIAVVKNWGNDRTGWEGSIAEVATSIRNEITVANFWELAGLERKVVVIVQGRLPAEMDDHKTNNKLDKKRKLQMLVAMSRCTSQLIVVEAS from the exons ATGGAGAACGCCCAGCAGGAACAAAAGGCAATGGATTGGTTACGAGCTTCAATGATGTCTTTGTACCCGGATCTGGAAAAGCGGTCTTACTTCCTTCCACCGGTCCACTTCAACCATGAGGCTTTCCAAAGGAAGAACATTGCTGGCCAGGTCGTTCTGGTGGCCTCTGGTAAGAAGGACCCCGAGAAAGTGACTCTTCCACACCATGTGATTCCCCTCAACCGTTTAACAGATTCTGAGCCTCCCGACCACGTACTCCAGGAAAGCCACGTCCGCGAGGACATATCCCACCAGCACGTCCTTCACTGCTTGCAGGCGCTGGCTGAGCACGGTCCTCAGGAGGTCATGTTCGTCATCTCTAAGCTCAGCTACTCAAAGTACCTCAGCAAACCTTCCTTCGCTGAGGCGGCCCAAAGGTTACCAAGGCCGTACACTCTGCCCAGGCAATACCGACGAGGTGAGTTCAACATTCTGGTGATCCACCAGCGCTATGGGATCCTCGTTGGAGAGGTCAAAGCCGTGGGCCTGAACGCCGGCGACCTGAACAAGCCTCAGAAGCAGGCAGATGAGGACATCGCCAGGCGCGTGGAGAAGGCAGTCAAGCAGCTGGACAAAGCCCAGAAGATGGTCACGCACCTGGTCAGCGACCTCTCCACGTCTTTGTGTGTCCACAAAACATTGATGTTGCCTTACGTCAGCTGCAAACAGCTGCAGAATGTGCTGGCTGCACACTCACAACTGAAAGAA GTATGCTGCCAGTTCCTGGGGGTGGCTACCATTGCGGAAGTTGTTGAACTGTGTTTGTGTTCCGATCTCGTGTCGGACCGCTCGAGCCCGTGGCTCACAGAAGACTGTCTGCCAAGACTTCAGCAGTGGTGGCGACGTTTGATGGCGAAGAGAGAGGATGAGGTCATGACCAATGAACTATACGTGGATTTGGTAACTAG GTTCGGGGGTCCAGCGACTACCGTCGACATTTACTGCGTCAACCCTCCCCGCCTGGAGGTTCGGACCGAAGGACAAGGTGTATCCGAGACAGGGGAAAGGCTGACCCGTTTGATCCTGACCCCAAACCAAGTCAACCTGCTGACCAGCGAATCCTCCAGACTGGTGGCCTTGGAGGGACCGCCAGGAACTGGCAAGACGgtgatgctggtgctggtgggACTGCAATGGCTGCTAGAGGGTAGGAATGTCTATGTGGTCAGCCTGCACCTGGGCAGCCGCGCAGCCTCGCGCCTCATCCATCACCAGCTGACCACGACCTTGACCCGCGCGGATCACACGGAGGCCGTGCCGCGCGCCGGGAAGGCGCACCTGATGCTCTTCAACCTCCTGGAGGGGAAGGCTGACGTCATCAACACCATGAGGAAGGTGTCGGGTGGTGGCGACCTGTATGTCCTGTGCGACGAGTTTTGCAGCGAAGATTT TGACAAAGGTGCCACATGTTTCAAGGAGTTTGTCACCCAGTTGTCTGACGCTGTACCTCATCTACACCTGTGGGCGGCAGCGATGAGGTACAGTGCAAAATCTCTGCCTGGCTTTCAGGTGGAGTCTCTGACGGTACCCCTAAGGTGTACCCCTGTAGTGCAGCGTGAAGTGGAACTGGCTATGGAGAAGATGGAGAAGATGGAGAGGGTGTCTGGCTTACCCCTGAGGTACACAACAAACGCCATACCCGCTGCGTGTGACGGACCTGGCATTATTCGTATTCTTCACAAGGAACATGACCACCAGGGGCAGAATCCTGCTGACTGCTATCAATGTGGGCAGAACATAGCCCATGTGCTACACCACCAGTTGCAGGTTGGCCAGTCTG CACTACCGACTAACATCGATGAAGACATCGCCATCCAAAGCATTCCTCCTCCAGGCCTTGAGTATCGGGATGTGTTTGTGCTGATAAACGCACATCTTCAAGACGACAGCGTCAACAGTGAGGGTCAAGAGGTTACACTTGCTAGCCCCCTGGTGCAGGGCCTCCGAGATGCAAGTTTGCCCATTGCTGTCGTGAAGAACTGGGGCAATGACCGGACGGGCTGGGAAGGCAGCATTGCTGAAGTGGCGACCAGTATTCGGAATGAAATCACGGTGGCCAACTTCTGGGAGCTAGCTGGGCTGGAGAGGAAAGTGGTCGTTATAGTACAGGGAAGATTGCCTGCTGAAATGGATGACCATAAGACGAACAATAAATTggataagaaaagaaagttgcAGATGCTGGTAGCAATGTCCAGATGTACTTCGCAGCTCATAGTGGTGGAAGCTTCGTGA
- the LOC112559439 gene encoding trafficking protein particle complex subunit 11-like isoform X1, producing MAWASELPAELLCRPVGLVVLTGLDTTYNAVHKAVWDSFCNNRRPDRVPLHFRSLGADHVYPKCKSKRTSYEWYIPKGILKTGWMKKHLYEIPAVVVIFFDLDWDEPLWKERQMECSTRVEIVRNSLQGRGTKIAVVLLQKTAPLPPGEDVVAAERAATFCSACDISAKSLYVLPQTDHLLGYTIRLENAFYELAQSYYHTEARKVKSHKDFLNKTTHQLLFVRHQFKTAFFNELKQDTHTALKHYKQAYGHILEQRMHDTNMLEIKTIAGFVNYKICRLSFQHNVPLDAIAQFRKHIDFFKNRAGIPELAFEHSAWMSRQFQVFGDLFDEAIKLGLTAIQTQHPGFYYQQAANHAIFRKQLCHGLCVEQEGKVQHSILDGLESLDFYGQRPWRQGHQSIEPPDVHREKEGIAALQALERKVDHSWMVIPLLSSAVAQFRKYKSPRMKRYLMVQMGEEYFHAKDYGKALMLLNKVMWDYRAERWWPLLTAILETSLKCAYLTARVQEYVSNCMELIGEHSQCTQDKKARIQLNLIQVLSHETPSSEPGLDQSCVEQAARLWGELKSHPSVFTIEMQGLIPFVECKARFVNEVVAADAEVELEVCLKVTSPLSVQFTKLNLQFSNQVYNQYCEVVDNHDTTAASASKDECNSDDLHLEPGHPRLYHFSFLPSKEDVGGQIEISSITLEMGSENGCCATLRWIGAGVGEIVGRPPLVPRSSRKASGGSLNWDTFQSFPTIRVTPRQAQVELVLDHQPPCLLNEFYSISVTVTNIEVTDIHATRLSLGLHQGVDTADSATHISVENPDFDGKIHSKRIEVDIGTLKKGEKVTQRFFIKCLQSGTRTFSVKVDYNIDAKMQRQTVSCACHKEETISINTVTPFEVSLRLESLKFEAVEAVHAEEPFLLMTEIRCTAPWPVEIKASSILLNQFIKTASDVFESQLEGVKLNRQECGAECLCLVAAACVQPSVAMGTYTLHWRRQGEDLPYVTSTFSLPVVNIEHIPIAVHLQLPAFGRVKTLLPLTYTIRNRTPYVQELEVNMESTDNFMFSGNKQTRFRVLPSEEHQLLYNFFPLVAGQVVLPRLHVNMLRYPGTMDDLVHSMLPSHIFIRPSGQRRALAGGNSHAGL from the exons ATGGCATGGGCCAGTGAGCTGCCCGCAGAACTACTATGCCGACCTGTAGGCCTTGTAGTGCTGACAGGCTTGGACACAACCTACAATGCAGTTCACAAGGCAGTATGGGACTCATTCTGCAATAACCGGCGACCAGATCGTGTCCCATTGCATTTTCGTTCGCTGGGTGCTGACCATGTGTACCCCAAGTGCAAGTCAAAG AGAACATCCTATGAGTGGTACATTCCAAAAGGCATATTAAAGACTGGTTGGATGAAGAAACACCTGTATGAAATTCCAGCTGTAGTAGTTATCTTCTTTGACCTGGACTGGGATGAGCCTTTGTGGAAGGAGCGGCAGATGGAATGCTCAACTCGAGTAGAGATTGTGAG gaacaGTTTGCAAGGCCGAGGGACCAAAATCGCTGTTGTTCTTCTCCAAAAAACAGCTCCACTTCCTCCTG GTGAGGATGTGGTGGCAGCAGAGCGAGCAGCGACCTTTTGTAGTGCATGTGATATCTCAGCCAAGTCACTCTATGTCCTGCCTCAGACTGACCATCTGCTGGGTTATACCATTAG ATTAGAGAACGCATTTTATGAGCTTGCTCAGAGTTACTACCACACTGAAGCAAGGAAGGTGAAGTCACACAAGGACTTCCTTAACAAGACTACACACCAG CTTTTGTTTGTGAGGCATCAgtttaaaactgctttttttaatgAGCTCAAGCAAGACACTCATACTGCCCTGAA gcACTATAAACAAGCCTATGGTCACATTTTGGAACAGAGAATGCATGACACCAACATGCTGGAAATCAAAACTATTGCTGGTTTTGTCAATTATAAG atatGCCGACTTTCGTTTCAACATAATGTTCCTCTGGATGCCATTGCTCAGTTCCGGAAGCATATAGACTTTTTCAAGAACAGGGCTGGTATTCCTGAACTGGCGTTTGAGCATAGTGCTTGGATGTCAAGACA GTTTCAGGTGTTTGGGGATCTCTTTGATGAGGCCATCAAACTTGGACTAACAGCCATTCAGACCCAGCACCCTGGATTCTACTACCAACAGGCTGCCAATCATGCTATATTCCGCAAACAGCTGTGTCATGGTCTGTGTGTG GAGCAAGAAGGAAAAGTGCAACACTCAATACTTGATGGACTAGAATCTCTGGACTTTTATGGCCAGAGACCTTGGCGCCAGGGTCACCAAA GCATTGAACCTCCAGATGTACatagagaaaaagaaggcaTTGCAGCACTTCAGGCACTAGAGAGAAAAGTAGACCATTCC TGGATGGTGATTCCCCTTCTTAGCAGTGCTGTGGCTCAGTTTCGCAAATACAAGTCTCCACGTATGAAGAGATATCTGA tGGTACAAATGGGGGAAGAGTACTTCCATGCTAAAGACTATGGTAAAGCACTCAT GCTGTTAAATAAAGTCATGTGGGACTATCGGGCAGAAAGGTGGTGGCCACTTCTGACAGCAATCCTTGAAACATCACTTAAGTGTGCATACCTTACAGCTCGTGTGCAGGAGTACGTCTCTAACTGCATGGAACTTATTGGTGAAC ATTCCCAATGCACTCAGGACAAAAAGGCCAGGATTCAGTTAAACCTCATTCAGGTTTTATCA CATGAAACGCCCAGTTCTGAACCAGGCTTAGATCAGAGCTGTGTAGAGCAGGCGGCCAGACTGTGGGGGGAACTAAAATCACACCCATCTGTTTTCACAATCGAAATGCAAGGACTTATACCCTTTG TGGAATGCAAAGCTCGTTTTGTGAATGAAGTGGTTGCTGCAGATGCAGAGGTTGAGCTGGAAGTCTGCCTCAA AGTAACTTCTCCTCTGTCAGTGCAGTTTACAAAGCTAAACCTCCAATTCAGCAACCAG GTATATAATCAGTACTGTGAAGTGGTTGACAATCATGACACAACAGCAGCATCGGCTTCAAAGGATGAATGTAACAGCGATGATCTCCATTTGGAACCTGGGCATCCTAGACTGTACCACTTCTCATTCTTGCCATCCAAAGAGGATGTTGGAGGACAGATAGAG ATTTCATCCATCACTCTTGAGATGGGCTCAGAAAATGGCTGCTGTGCAACCCTGCGCTGGATTGGTGCTGGCGTAGGAGAGATTGTGGGAAGGCCGCCATTGGTGCCACGTTCTTCCAGGAAGGCTTCAGGTGGCAGTCTCAACTGGGACACATTTCAATCCTTTCCTACCATCAG ggTAACACCACGCCAGGCCCAGGTGGAACTGGTCCTTGATCACCAACCTCCATGCTTGCTAAATGAGTTCTACAGCATCAGTGTCACTGTGACCAATATAGAAGTCACAGACATTCATGCAACAAG attgtctCTAGGTCTTCACCAGGGAGTGGATACTGCAGATTCCGCCA CTCACATCAGTGTCGAAAATCCAGATTTTGATGGTAAGATTCACTCCAAGAGAATTGAAGTCGATATTGGGACtttgaagaaaggagaaaag GTGACACAACGATTTTTTATCAAGTGTCTTCAGTCTGGTACCCGCACATTTTCTGTCAAG GTGGACTACAACATTGATGCCAAGATGCAGCGGCAGACTGTCAGCTGCGCTTGCCACAAAGAGGAGACCATTtctatcaatactgtgacaccATTTGAAGTTTCTCTCAGGCTCGAATCACTCAAG TTTGAGGCTGTTGAGGCAGTCCATGCTGAGGAGCCCTTCCTGCTAATGACTGAGATTCGTTGCACTGCACCGTGGCCTGTTGAGATCAAAGCCAGCAGCATTCTCCTG AATCAGTTTATTAAGACAGCCAGTGATGTCTTTGAATCCCAGCTTGAAGGTG TGAAGCTTAACAGGCAAGAGTGTGGAGCTGAATGTCTGTGTCTGGTAGCTGCTGCTTGTGTTCAGCCATCTGTTGCCATGGGAACATACACTCTTCACTGGCGAAG ACAAGGTGAGGACCTGCCCTATGTGACCTCGACATTCTCCCTTCCGGTGGTGAATATTGAGCATATCCCCATTGCTGTTCACCTTCAACTGCCAGCATTTGGTCGGGTCAAAACTTTGCTACCACTTACTTATACCATACGAAACCGCACACCTTATGTACAGGAACTTGAAGtcaacatggagtccacagacAACTTCATGTTCTCTGGTAACAAGCAG ACCCGGTTTCGCGTGCTACCTAGTGAAGAGCACCAACTGCTGTATAACTTCTTCCCACTGGTGGCTGGTCAGGTGGTGTTGCCTCGGCTTCACGTGAACATGTTGCGCTACCCTGGCACAATGGATGACCTGGTGCACAGCATGTTGCCATCTCACATCTTTATCAGG cCTTCTGGTCAGCGTCGTGCGCTTGCTGGAGGCAACTCACACGCAG gactgtga
- the LOC112559439 gene encoding trafficking protein particle complex subunit 11-like isoform X2: MAWASELPAELLCRPVGLVVLTGLDTTYNAVHKAVWDSFCNNRRPDRVPLHFRSLGADHVYPKCKSKRTSYEWYIPKGILKTGWMKKHLYEIPAVVVIFFDLDWDEPLWKERQMECSTRVEIVRNSLQGRGTKIAVVLLQKTAPLPPGEDVVAAERAATFCSACDISAKSLYVLPQTDHLLGYTIRLENAFYELAQSYYHTEARKVKSHKDFLNKTTHQLLFVRHQFKTAFFNELKQDTHTALKHYKQAYGHILEQRMHDTNMLEIKTIAGFVNYKICRLSFQHNVPLDAIAQFRKHIDFFKNRAGIPELAFEHSAWMSRQFQVFGDLFDEAIKLGLTAIQTQHPGFYYQQAANHAIFRKQLCHGLCVEQEGKVQHSILDGLESLDFYGQRPWRQGHQSIEPPDVHREKEGIAALQALERKVDHSWMVIPLLSSAVAQFRKYKSPRMKRYLMVQMGEEYFHAKDYGKALMLLNKVMWDYRAERWWPLLTAILETSLKCAYLTARVQEYVSNCMELIGEHSQCTQDKKARIQLNLIQVLSHETPSSEPGLDQSCVEQAARLWGELKSHPSVFTIEMQGLIPFVECKARFVNEVVAADAEVELEVCLKVTSPLSVQFTKLNLQFSNQVYNQYCEVVDNHDTTAASASKDECNSDDLHLEPGHPRLYHFSFLPSKEDVGGQIEISSITLEMGSENGCCATLRWIGAGVGEIVGRPPLVPRSSRKASGGSLNWDTFQSFPTIRVTPRQAQVELVLDHQPPCLLNEFYSISVTVTNIEVTDIHATRLSLGLHQGVDTADSATHISVENPDFDGKIHSKRIEVDIGTLKKGEKVTQRFFIKCLQSGTRTFSVKVDYNIDAKMQRQTVSCACHKEETISINTVTPFEVSLRLESLKFEAVEAVHAEEPFLLMTEIRCTAPWPVEIKASSILLNQFIKTASDVFESQLEGVKLNRQECGAECLCLVAAACVQPSVAMGTYTLHWRRQGEDLPYVTSTFSLPVVNIEHIPIAVHLQLPAFGRVKTLLPLTYTIRNRTPYVQELEVNMESTDNFMFSGNKQTRFRVLPSEEHQLLYNFFPLVAGQVVLPRLHVNMLRYPGTMDDLVHSMLPSHIFIRPVGKSLQMPTG; this comes from the exons ATGGCATGGGCCAGTGAGCTGCCCGCAGAACTACTATGCCGACCTGTAGGCCTTGTAGTGCTGACAGGCTTGGACACAACCTACAATGCAGTTCACAAGGCAGTATGGGACTCATTCTGCAATAACCGGCGACCAGATCGTGTCCCATTGCATTTTCGTTCGCTGGGTGCTGACCATGTGTACCCCAAGTGCAAGTCAAAG AGAACATCCTATGAGTGGTACATTCCAAAAGGCATATTAAAGACTGGTTGGATGAAGAAACACCTGTATGAAATTCCAGCTGTAGTAGTTATCTTCTTTGACCTGGACTGGGATGAGCCTTTGTGGAAGGAGCGGCAGATGGAATGCTCAACTCGAGTAGAGATTGTGAG gaacaGTTTGCAAGGCCGAGGGACCAAAATCGCTGTTGTTCTTCTCCAAAAAACAGCTCCACTTCCTCCTG GTGAGGATGTGGTGGCAGCAGAGCGAGCAGCGACCTTTTGTAGTGCATGTGATATCTCAGCCAAGTCACTCTATGTCCTGCCTCAGACTGACCATCTGCTGGGTTATACCATTAG ATTAGAGAACGCATTTTATGAGCTTGCTCAGAGTTACTACCACACTGAAGCAAGGAAGGTGAAGTCACACAAGGACTTCCTTAACAAGACTACACACCAG CTTTTGTTTGTGAGGCATCAgtttaaaactgctttttttaatgAGCTCAAGCAAGACACTCATACTGCCCTGAA gcACTATAAACAAGCCTATGGTCACATTTTGGAACAGAGAATGCATGACACCAACATGCTGGAAATCAAAACTATTGCTGGTTTTGTCAATTATAAG atatGCCGACTTTCGTTTCAACATAATGTTCCTCTGGATGCCATTGCTCAGTTCCGGAAGCATATAGACTTTTTCAAGAACAGGGCTGGTATTCCTGAACTGGCGTTTGAGCATAGTGCTTGGATGTCAAGACA GTTTCAGGTGTTTGGGGATCTCTTTGATGAGGCCATCAAACTTGGACTAACAGCCATTCAGACCCAGCACCCTGGATTCTACTACCAACAGGCTGCCAATCATGCTATATTCCGCAAACAGCTGTGTCATGGTCTGTGTGTG GAGCAAGAAGGAAAAGTGCAACACTCAATACTTGATGGACTAGAATCTCTGGACTTTTATGGCCAGAGACCTTGGCGCCAGGGTCACCAAA GCATTGAACCTCCAGATGTACatagagaaaaagaaggcaTTGCAGCACTTCAGGCACTAGAGAGAAAAGTAGACCATTCC TGGATGGTGATTCCCCTTCTTAGCAGTGCTGTGGCTCAGTTTCGCAAATACAAGTCTCCACGTATGAAGAGATATCTGA tGGTACAAATGGGGGAAGAGTACTTCCATGCTAAAGACTATGGTAAAGCACTCAT GCTGTTAAATAAAGTCATGTGGGACTATCGGGCAGAAAGGTGGTGGCCACTTCTGACAGCAATCCTTGAAACATCACTTAAGTGTGCATACCTTACAGCTCGTGTGCAGGAGTACGTCTCTAACTGCATGGAACTTATTGGTGAAC ATTCCCAATGCACTCAGGACAAAAAGGCCAGGATTCAGTTAAACCTCATTCAGGTTTTATCA CATGAAACGCCCAGTTCTGAACCAGGCTTAGATCAGAGCTGTGTAGAGCAGGCGGCCAGACTGTGGGGGGAACTAAAATCACACCCATCTGTTTTCACAATCGAAATGCAAGGACTTATACCCTTTG TGGAATGCAAAGCTCGTTTTGTGAATGAAGTGGTTGCTGCAGATGCAGAGGTTGAGCTGGAAGTCTGCCTCAA AGTAACTTCTCCTCTGTCAGTGCAGTTTACAAAGCTAAACCTCCAATTCAGCAACCAG GTATATAATCAGTACTGTGAAGTGGTTGACAATCATGACACAACAGCAGCATCGGCTTCAAAGGATGAATGTAACAGCGATGATCTCCATTTGGAACCTGGGCATCCTAGACTGTACCACTTCTCATTCTTGCCATCCAAAGAGGATGTTGGAGGACAGATAGAG ATTTCATCCATCACTCTTGAGATGGGCTCAGAAAATGGCTGCTGTGCAACCCTGCGCTGGATTGGTGCTGGCGTAGGAGAGATTGTGGGAAGGCCGCCATTGGTGCCACGTTCTTCCAGGAAGGCTTCAGGTGGCAGTCTCAACTGGGACACATTTCAATCCTTTCCTACCATCAG ggTAACACCACGCCAGGCCCAGGTGGAACTGGTCCTTGATCACCAACCTCCATGCTTGCTAAATGAGTTCTACAGCATCAGTGTCACTGTGACCAATATAGAAGTCACAGACATTCATGCAACAAG attgtctCTAGGTCTTCACCAGGGAGTGGATACTGCAGATTCCGCCA CTCACATCAGTGTCGAAAATCCAGATTTTGATGGTAAGATTCACTCCAAGAGAATTGAAGTCGATATTGGGACtttgaagaaaggagaaaag GTGACACAACGATTTTTTATCAAGTGTCTTCAGTCTGGTACCCGCACATTTTCTGTCAAG GTGGACTACAACATTGATGCCAAGATGCAGCGGCAGACTGTCAGCTGCGCTTGCCACAAAGAGGAGACCATTtctatcaatactgtgacaccATTTGAAGTTTCTCTCAGGCTCGAATCACTCAAG TTTGAGGCTGTTGAGGCAGTCCATGCTGAGGAGCCCTTCCTGCTAATGACTGAGATTCGTTGCACTGCACCGTGGCCTGTTGAGATCAAAGCCAGCAGCATTCTCCTG AATCAGTTTATTAAGACAGCCAGTGATGTCTTTGAATCCCAGCTTGAAGGTG TGAAGCTTAACAGGCAAGAGTGTGGAGCTGAATGTCTGTGTCTGGTAGCTGCTGCTTGTGTTCAGCCATCTGTTGCCATGGGAACATACACTCTTCACTGGCGAAG ACAAGGTGAGGACCTGCCCTATGTGACCTCGACATTCTCCCTTCCGGTGGTGAATATTGAGCATATCCCCATTGCTGTTCACCTTCAACTGCCAGCATTTGGTCGGGTCAAAACTTTGCTACCACTTACTTATACCATACGAAACCGCACACCTTATGTACAGGAACTTGAAGtcaacatggagtccacagacAACTTCATGTTCTCTGGTAACAAGCAG ACCCGGTTTCGCGTGCTACCTAGTGAAGAGCACCAACTGCTGTATAACTTCTTCCCACTGGTGGCTGGTCAGGTGGTGTTGCCTCGGCTTCACGTGAACATGTTGCGCTACCCTGGCACAATGGATGACCTGGTGCACAGCATGTTGCCATCTCACATCTTTATCAGG CCTGTGGGGAAATCACTTCAAATGCCAACAGGATGA
- the LOC112559441 gene encoding glyoxylate reductase/hydroxypyruvate reductase-like, which translates to MLIAGLSPAFRLAANNTRIRSQLYASRLYIEGSAVRKMSKSTPPKVFITRRVPDRGPALLKSECTVTQWDSDEPISREELLSKVQGVDGLFCLLTEKIDAELLDAAGPNLKVVGTMSVGYDHVDLVACAERGVKVGFTPNVLTSAVAELTVSLLLATSRRLKEGIRAVENGSWGTWKPMWLCGPGLDGSTVGIIGMGRIGMAVARCLQPFGVARFVYSDFDEQPKARDIGAEFLPLDEVIASADFLLACCALTSETKGMFNMDLFKKMKNTAVFINTSRGGVVQQDDLYKALVSGEIAAAGLDVTTPEPLPTNSPLLKLDNCVILPHIASATHKARSAMSELTAKNILAGLKGQTIPSEITA; encoded by the exons ATGTTGATAGCAGGATTGAGCCCCGCGTTCCGGTTAGCTGCAAACAACACGCGTATTCGCAGCCAGCTGTATGCCAGTCGGCTCTACATCGAAGGTTCAGCCGTTAGGAAAATGAGCAAAAGCACCCCGCCTAAAGTGTTCATCACACGTCGAGTTCCAGACCGAGGTCCTGCTTTGTTAAAGTCCGAGTGTACGGTGACACAGTGGGACAGCGATGAACCCATTTCTCGAGAAGAACTTCTGTCCAAAGTCCAGGGTGTGGATGGCCTCTTCTGTCTCCTGACGGAGAAAATCGACGCAGAACTGCTTGATGCGGCTG GTCCCAATCTTAAAGTTGTAGGCACCATGTCCGTTGGCTATGACCACGTTGATCTTGTGGCATGTGCTGAGAGAGGGGTCAAGGTTGGGTTCACACCCAATGTGCTGACCAGCGCAGTGGCAGAACTCACTGTGTCTCTGTTGCTGGCAACCTCCCGTCGTCTAAAAGAAG GTATTCGAGCTGTTGAGAATGGTTCATGGGGTACCTGGAAGCCTATGTGGCTTTGTGGACCTGGTCTGGATGGATCTACAGTTGGCATTATTGGCATGGGCCGCATTGGCATGGCTGTAGCTCGCTGCCTTCAGCCTTTTGGGGTTGCACGCTTCGTCTACTCTGATTTCGATGAACAGCCTAAAGCAAGAGACATTGGAGCTGAGTTCTTGCCTCTTGATGAGGTGATAGCTTCTGCAGATTTTCTTCTGGCTTGCTGTGCTCTAACTTCTGAAACCAAAGGCATGTTTAACATGGATCtctttaaaaagatgaaaaacacGGCTGTCTTCATTAACACCAGCCGTGGAGGGGTGGTGCAGCAGGATGATCTGTACAAAGCTCTGGTTTCTGGGGAGATTGCAGCAGCAGGACTGGATGTGACGACTCCAGAGCCTTTACCCACAAATAGCCCTCTGCTGAAGCTTGATAACTGTGTCATACTGCCCCACATAGCAAGTGCAACCCACAAAGCACGCAGTGCCATGTCAGAACTAACTGCAAAAAACATTTTGGCTGGCCTGAAGGGACAAACCATACCAAGTGAAATTACAGCCTAA